In Macrobrachium rosenbergii isolate ZJJX-2024 chromosome 4, ASM4041242v1, whole genome shotgun sequence, one genomic interval encodes:
- the LOC136832699 gene encoding uncharacterized protein DDB_G0280579-like, whose amino-acid sequence MTDTEAEPPNESGIRKFIRGILPHWPRSSSQGGNTPIHHESAYTGNDETNSTTNHDLKRKSSQLRHGDDSDDSDYEENLPSNKRQRVTVSAMRRLFAKFTLSDKDPKETATSMTTTYSQTIQSLSKGEKNPNLTIPNNSSESELPALHPPLPKEELRNKTSSNSNNNEDNIPNMNKCSNNATTKRDIVSDVTAQSSTGKRQKIKHASEKSGHQETQLSNTQNKPENTNKRHVDISDSEDEENKQSGNKVKRTRRLRRGLRLCTNITCYIEQVIYN is encoded by the exons ATGACAGACACAGAAGCTGAACCTCCTAATGAATCTGGAATTAGAAAATTCATACGAGGAATCCTACCTCACTGGCCTCGTTCATCATCACAAGGTGGCAACACACCCATTCACCACGAATCGGCCTATACAG GAAATGATGAGACAAACTCAACAACAAACCATGATCTGAAGAGAAAATCATCACAGCTAAGACATGGCGATGACTCTGATGACTCTGATTATGAAGAG aatcttCCATCAAATAAACGACAACGTGTTACAGTGTCTGCTATGAGGCGTCTATTTGCAAAATTTACTTTAAGTGACAAGGATCCTAAAGAGACAGCAACATCTATGACTACAACATACAGTCAAACTATTCAATCCCTCTCTAAGGGTGAGAAAAATCCTAACCTAACCATTCCAAATAATTCATCTGAATCTGAGTTACCTGCACTTCATCCTCCTTTACCAAAGGAGGAGTTACGCAACAAGACGTCaagtaacagcaacaacaatgaaGACAACATTCCAAACATGAACAAATGCTCAAATAACGCTACAACAAAACGCGATATAGTTTCTGATGTAACTGCACAATCTTCAACTGGGAAGCGACAAAAAATCAAACATGCCTCAGAAAAGTCAGGACACCAAGAAACACAGTTATCAAACACGCAAAACAAACCAGAAAATACAAACAAGCGGCATGTGGACATAAGCGACAGTGAAGATGAAGAGAACAAGCAAAGTGGGAATAAAGTGAAAAGAACCAGACGACTAAGAAGAGGACTTAGATTGTGTACAAATATTACTTGCTATATAGAACaagttatatataattag